One segment of Enterobacter cloacae complex sp. ECNIH7 DNA contains the following:
- a CDS encoding DUF262 domain-containing protein, whose protein sequence is MAKTLEAHDKLIREIFEGSYQFEIPDYQRPYAWTTEQATELFDDLHSAMLDARVSGATSQYFLGSIVLIKNDREPKSSVVDGQQRLSTLTMLFAVLREAMPHAADDITDFLYKKGKVSLGEKNEYRLTAREEDADFFRTNIQEPGGIAQLVTSTDKLEDSRLRYRENATLLLAKAKALPPADLSALWQFLANDCSLVVISTPDLEAAYRIFSVLNNRGLDLAPIDIIKAQVLGLIRTTAGDIKSRVYAKEWSRIETSLGRDAFGDLFGHIRSIYAKKKQKYILVKEFQEHVTEYNNPIALIDSVIKPYAEVWDFVRDADFEATEHAETINEHLFWLNRVDFKDWVPPALVYFKRFRQKPKLLAEFFQSLERLTYFMLVTKVGINERIETYAALIKDIESTAFDGDLVTLGTLALTDKQKRDFVAALDGDIYRNLPKARMALVLRLESLVRAPGVQLQNAVSLEHVLPQNPPDGSDWIKWFPDEDERDCWTHRLANLVPLDRNKNSSASNYDFSKKKDAYFRGKGKASPFVLTQEVRSENEWTPNLLAERQKRLMGELKNHWKLAVTTDNASASAAN, encoded by the coding sequence ATGGCCAAGACACTTGAAGCCCACGACAAACTGATCCGCGAGATCTTCGAAGGCAGCTACCAGTTCGAGATTCCGGACTACCAGCGTCCCTATGCCTGGACAACCGAGCAGGCCACAGAGCTGTTCGATGATCTGCACTCGGCGATGCTGGATGCGCGTGTCTCCGGTGCAACCAGCCAATACTTCCTCGGCAGTATCGTTCTGATCAAGAACGACCGAGAGCCCAAATCGTCGGTGGTCGATGGCCAGCAGCGCCTGTCGACGCTGACGATGCTGTTTGCAGTGCTGCGCGAGGCCATGCCGCACGCAGCCGACGACATCACCGATTTCCTCTACAAGAAGGGCAAGGTCAGCCTCGGCGAGAAAAATGAATACCGCCTGACCGCCCGCGAGGAGGATGCCGACTTCTTTCGCACCAACATTCAAGAGCCGGGCGGCATCGCACAGTTGGTCACTAGCACCGACAAGCTGGAAGACAGCCGACTTCGATACCGCGAAAACGCCACGCTGCTGCTTGCCAAAGCCAAGGCGCTACCGCCCGCCGATCTGAGCGCACTGTGGCAGTTCCTGGCCAACGACTGCTCGCTGGTTGTTATCTCCACGCCCGATCTTGAAGCTGCCTACCGCATCTTTTCCGTGCTCAATAATCGGGGGCTTGACCTCGCGCCTATCGACATCATCAAGGCGCAGGTTCTGGGCCTAATCCGCACCACGGCAGGCGACATTAAGAGTCGGGTCTATGCCAAGGAGTGGAGTCGCATCGAAACCTCACTGGGCCGTGACGCCTTTGGTGATCTGTTCGGTCACATCCGTAGCATCTATGCGAAGAAGAAGCAGAAGTACATTTTGGTCAAAGAATTCCAAGAGCACGTCACCGAGTACAATAACCCTATCGCCCTGATCGACTCCGTCATCAAACCTTACGCAGAAGTATGGGACTTCGTGCGCGACGCTGACTTTGAGGCGACCGAGCACGCCGAGACGATCAACGAGCACCTGTTCTGGCTCAACCGCGTGGACTTCAAGGACTGGGTACCCCCGGCACTGGTGTATTTCAAGCGATTCCGGCAAAAACCAAAATTGCTCGCAGAATTCTTCCAATCACTAGAACGCCTTACCTATTTCATGTTGGTTACAAAGGTGGGTATCAACGAACGCATCGAAACCTACGCTGCGCTCATTAAAGACATCGAGTCCACGGCCTTCGACGGCGATCTAGTCACCTTGGGCACTCTGGCACTTACAGACAAACAGAAGCGAGATTTCGTGGCTGCTCTCGACGGAGATATCTACCGCAACCTGCCCAAAGCCCGCATGGCACTGGTTTTACGTCTCGAATCTCTGGTTCGAGCCCCTGGAGTGCAGCTGCAAAACGCCGTGTCGCTGGAGCATGTGCTGCCGCAAAACCCGCCTGACGGTTCGGACTGGATCAAGTGGTTCCCGGATGAAGACGAGCGAGATTGCTGGACGCACCGTTTGGCCAATCTAGTTCCGCTGGATAGGAACAAGAACTCATCTGCCAGCAACTACGACTTTTCCAAGAAGAAGGATGCCTACTTCAGGGGTAAGGGCAAGGCGTCGCCCTTCGTGCTAACGCAGGAAGTCAGGTCAGAAAACGAGTGGACACCCAACCTTCTGGCTGAGCGTCAGAAACGCCTGATGGGCGAACTCAAAAATCATTGGAAACTCGCCGTCACCACAGACAATGCCAGCGCCTCAGCGGCGAATTAA
- a CDS encoding Tn7-like element transposition protein TnsE, whose product MQGRTFYILEVDTSDGVCSLSTLLLRLKSPLDWPKQLTLLAEELTQKSLHWPNQRLKMLCGKDGYSGIPHPQTKSVDKGKLHEESTEHWAARFHSWMTSI is encoded by the coding sequence TTGCAGGGCCGCACCTTCTATATCCTAGAAGTCGATACATCTGACGGTGTTTGTTCTCTATCAACTTTGCTATTACGGCTGAAGTCGCCTCTGGATTGGCCCAAGCAGCTTACGCTGTTGGCAGAAGAGTTAACCCAGAAATCACTGCACTGGCCAAATCAGCGGTTAAAAATGCTCTGCGGCAAGGATGGCTATTCCGGCATTCCTCACCCGCAGACCAAATCCGTGGATAAGGGCAAGTTGCATGAGGAGTCGACAGAGCACTGGGCGGCAAGATTTCACAGTTGGATGACATCAATCTAA
- a CDS encoding helix-turn-helix transcriptional regulator, with amino-acid sequence MISSPSKRVEDLSLAQRERLAYIDFQLYFFGDIGRPDLIERFGVAPAGATRDLALYREIAPQNIEFDGSNKIYRIGKAFVPIFEHSTQRVLSTLALGFGDGVNVDSRPLLPCESPVALSCPRMDVLAPICRAIHAKRPVAIRYHSMSSGETERIIVPFALVDTGLRWHVRAFDRKSGEFRDFVVTRIEAPILLDEEPKANERSDNDIQWTRIVELDLVPHPRFARPEVIKMDYGMTNGSIKMRVRAAVVGYMLLHWSVDCSPDHRLKEEQYRLWLSDPLVLYGVESAKLAPGYQALSSSKES; translated from the coding sequence ATGATTAGTTCACCCTCTAAACGGGTCGAGGATTTGAGCCTTGCCCAGCGCGAGCGGCTGGCCTACATCGACTTCCAGCTCTACTTCTTCGGTGATATTGGGCGCCCAGACCTGATTGAGCGCTTCGGTGTGGCGCCGGCAGGGGCAACTCGCGATCTGGCTCTTTACCGGGAAATCGCACCGCAGAACATTGAATTCGATGGTAGCAACAAGATCTACCGCATAGGCAAGGCGTTTGTTCCAATTTTCGAGCACTCGACGCAACGTGTTTTGTCGACACTCGCGCTTGGGTTTGGAGATGGAGTGAACGTCGACTCGCGGCCGCTGCTGCCATGCGAGTCTCCAGTGGCTTTGAGCTGCCCACGGATGGATGTGCTGGCCCCAATCTGCCGGGCTATCCACGCCAAGCGGCCAGTAGCCATCCGCTACCACTCAATGAGCAGCGGTGAGACCGAGCGGATCATTGTGCCCTTTGCGCTGGTCGATACCGGCCTGCGCTGGCACGTCCGAGCTTTTGATCGCAAGAGTGGCGAGTTCCGCGACTTCGTTGTCACCCGCATTGAAGCGCCTATCCTGCTTGATGAAGAACCCAAGGCTAACGAGCGTTCGGACAACGACATTCAGTGGACTCGGATCGTGGAGTTGGACTTAGTGCCTCATCCGCGCTTTGCGCGTCCCGAGGTCATCAAGATGGACTACGGGATGACCAACGGGTCGATCAAGATGCGCGTGCGGGCTGCTGTTGTGGGCTACATGCTGCTGCACTGGAGCGTGGACTGCTCGCCTGACCATCGCCTCAAAGAAGAACAGTATCGCCTATGGCTTAGCGATCCGCTGGTGCTGTACGGAGTCGAGAGCGCCAAGCTGGCTCCAGGATACCAAGCCCTGAGCAGTTCCAAGGAATCATAG
- a CDS encoding restriction endonuclease subunit S, with product MFGPYPDYWRTGLQWFEYLPESWAILRTKQMFRLVIEKAPANNQMELLSVYTHIGVRPRKSLEQRGNKASSTDGYWVVKEGDIICNKLLAWMGAIGASHYQGVTSPAYDILRPIKSCNTDYYHFLFRTKKYLQQFKIRSRGIMDMRLRLYFDQFGQIPIPVPPRPEQDQIVAYLRAQDAHMARFIKTKRDLIKLLTEQKLRIIDHAVTRGLDSSVALKPSGIEWLGEVPEHWEVQRLKNVANVVLGKMLTTEAKAGDGDFKPYLRSTNVQWIKPDVRDVKEMWVAKAEMAQLRVRKGDLLVSEGGEVGRACMWNDELPECYIQNSVHRVAAKPMMLPEFLFHQFFTYGKRGRFNAIVNRVSIAHLTREKLVTIPFTVPPIEEQKAICRWISDECQPLDDAIARTEEEIKLIREYRDRLIADVVTGQVDVRGWQPGPDDVVDDTALAALGDDPDDVTEEEDGDGEN from the coding sequence ATGTTTGGCCCTTATCCGGATTACTGGCGAACTGGTTTGCAATGGTTTGAATATTTACCTGAGTCGTGGGCCATTCTGCGTACCAAGCAAATGTTCCGCTTGGTCATTGAAAAAGCTCCAGCAAATAACCAGATGGAGTTGCTATCTGTTTACACTCATATTGGCGTCAGACCGAGAAAAAGCCTTGAGCAACGCGGCAATAAAGCTTCTTCAACCGATGGATACTGGGTTGTAAAAGAGGGTGACATAATTTGCAACAAGCTCCTTGCTTGGATGGGTGCTATTGGCGCCTCCCATTATCAAGGCGTTACCAGCCCAGCTTATGATATTTTGAGGCCAATCAAGTCATGCAACACTGACTATTATCATTTTCTATTCAGAACGAAGAAATATCTTCAGCAGTTCAAAATAAGGTCGAGGGGCATAATGGATATGCGCCTTCGGCTGTATTTTGACCAGTTTGGGCAAATTCCAATTCCTGTCCCTCCGCGCCCTGAGCAGGACCAAATCGTCGCTTACCTGCGCGCTCAGGATGCGCACATGGCCCGCTTCATCAAGACCAAGCGCGATCTGATCAAGCTGCTCACCGAACAGAAGCTGCGAATTATCGACCACGCTGTCACGCGCGGCCTTGATTCATCGGTGGCTCTGAAGCCGTCCGGCATCGAATGGCTGGGTGAGGTACCGGAGCACTGGGAAGTGCAAAGGCTGAAGAACGTGGCCAACGTGGTCTTGGGCAAGATGCTGACCACGGAAGCCAAGGCTGGCGATGGGGATTTCAAGCCCTACCTGCGCTCCACGAATGTGCAGTGGATTAAGCCCGATGTGCGCGACGTAAAGGAAATGTGGGTAGCCAAAGCTGAGATGGCGCAGCTCCGCGTCCGCAAGGGTGACTTGCTGGTCAGCGAAGGCGGAGAAGTTGGTCGGGCCTGCATGTGGAACGATGAACTGCCGGAGTGCTACATCCAGAACTCTGTGCATCGGGTTGCGGCCAAGCCGATGATGCTGCCGGAATTCCTGTTTCACCAGTTTTTCACCTATGGCAAGCGTGGCCGTTTCAATGCCATCGTGAACCGCGTCAGCATCGCGCACCTGACGCGCGAAAAGCTCGTGACGATTCCGTTCACCGTCCCTCCCATCGAAGAACAAAAAGCCATCTGCCGGTGGATCAGCGACGAATGCCAGCCGCTGGACGACGCCATCGCCCGTACCGAAGAAGAAATCAAGCTGATCCGCGAATACCGCGACCGCCTGATTGCCGATGTGGTCACAGGCCAAGTGGACGTGCGGGGCTGGCAGCCCGGCCCGGACGACGTGGTGGACGACACGGCGCTGGCTGCGCTCGGCGATGACCCAGATGATGTGACCGAGGAGGAGGATGGCGATGGCGAAAACTGA
- a CDS encoding type I restriction-modification system subunit M, translating into MHKKQQQDQSQIKWISDFIWNIADDRLRDVYVRGKYRDVILPFTVLRRLDAVLEATKDAVLERKKLLDAHKVVEQDGALRMAAGQAFYNVSEFTLAKLKASAAGQRLRDDFIAYLDGFSPNVQEILAKFSFHNQIQKLVDSHVLGYLIEDFLDPEVNLSPLPVKDADGRIKLPPLDNHGIGTVFEELIRRFNEDNNEEAGEHFTPRDVVQLMAKLLFLPVAERIESSTYSLYDGSCGTGGMLTVAEESLHELAGQHGKEVSIHLFGQEISDETYAICKADLLLKGEGEEAENIVGGADKSTLSADQFRSREFDFMISNPPYGKSWKTDLERMGGKKEFNDQRFIVSHAGNAEFKLITRSSDGQLMFLVNKLQKMKHHTPLGSRIALVHNGSALFTGDAGQGESNIRRWVLENDWLEAIIALPLNIFYNTGIATYIWVLANKKAEARRDKVQLIDASGWFQPLRRNLGKKNCELSDGDIQRIIDIYLGEAQETAESKWFDTQDFGYWKITVERPLRLKSQLSDERIELLRFATGDEAIRAEIYATHGEALYTDFAKLKPTIEAWLKGEDENEEDENEDSGDDSETPAARKAVPAKRRKKLLDASTWLRDKALMVVAQRVQKALGSAVFDDHNEFRTRFDTALKAQGDKLSAPEKKAIYKAVSWRDETAPPVIAKRSKLKASDFFEPGFDGAYLETVGKDRFMVEYEPDSELRDTEQVPLKESGGIDAFFEREVLPHVPDAWIATDKTQIGYEISFARYFYKPTPLRTLAEIRADILALEQQSEGLLHKIVGVEK; encoded by the coding sequence ATGCATAAGAAGCAACAACAAGACCAAAGCCAGATCAAGTGGATTTCCGATTTCATCTGGAACATTGCCGATGACCGCTTGCGCGACGTCTATGTACGCGGCAAGTACCGCGACGTGATCCTGCCCTTCACCGTACTGCGACGGCTTGATGCCGTGCTAGAGGCGACGAAAGATGCTGTGCTAGAGCGCAAGAAGCTCCTTGATGCCCATAAAGTGGTCGAGCAAGACGGCGCTCTGCGTATGGCAGCAGGCCAAGCCTTCTACAACGTATCGGAATTTACTCTGGCCAAGCTCAAGGCCAGTGCCGCAGGCCAGCGGCTGCGTGATGATTTTATTGCGTATCTGGATGGATTTTCGCCCAACGTCCAGGAAATCCTCGCCAAGTTCAGTTTCCACAACCAGATCCAGAAGTTGGTGGATTCCCACGTTCTGGGCTACTTGATTGAAGATTTCCTCGACCCGGAGGTCAATCTCTCGCCGTTGCCGGTGAAGGATGCCGACGGCCGCATCAAGCTGCCGCCGCTGGACAACCATGGCATAGGCACTGTGTTCGAAGAGCTGATCCGCCGCTTTAACGAAGATAACAATGAAGAGGCAGGCGAGCACTTCACCCCGCGCGACGTGGTGCAGCTCATGGCCAAGCTGCTGTTCCTTCCTGTGGCCGAGCGCATCGAGTCTAGCACCTATTCGCTCTACGACGGCTCCTGCGGCACCGGCGGCATGCTCACCGTGGCCGAGGAATCGCTACACGAGCTTGCCGGGCAGCATGGCAAGGAAGTCTCCATCCACCTGTTCGGGCAAGAAATTAGCGACGAAACCTACGCCATCTGCAAGGCCGATCTGCTCTTGAAGGGCGAAGGCGAGGAGGCCGAGAACATCGTCGGTGGCGCTGATAAGTCCACTCTGTCCGCTGACCAGTTCCGTTCGCGCGAATTTGATTTCATGATCTCCAACCCGCCCTACGGCAAGAGTTGGAAGACCGATCTGGAGCGCATGGGCGGCAAGAAGGAATTCAATGACCAGCGCTTCATCGTCAGCCACGCGGGCAATGCTGAGTTCAAGCTTATCACCCGCTCCAGCGACGGACAGCTCATGTTCCTGGTGAATAAGCTGCAAAAGATGAAACACCACACGCCGTTGGGCAGCCGCATCGCGCTGGTTCATAATGGCTCCGCGCTGTTCACCGGCGATGCAGGCCAGGGCGAGAGTAACATCCGCCGTTGGGTGCTGGAGAACGACTGGCTGGAGGCCATCATCGCCCTGCCGCTCAACATTTTCTACAACACCGGCATCGCCACCTATATCTGGGTGTTGGCCAACAAGAAAGCCGAAGCGCGTCGTGACAAAGTGCAGTTGATCGATGCAAGTGGCTGGTTCCAGCCGCTGCGCCGCAATCTCGGCAAGAAGAATTGTGAACTCTCGGATGGAGACATCCAGCGAATCATCGACATCTACCTCGGCGAGGCGCAAGAAACCGCCGAGTCGAAATGGTTCGACACTCAGGACTTCGGCTACTGGAAGATCACTGTCGAGCGCCCGCTGCGCCTGAAAAGCCAGCTCTCCGACGAGCGAATCGAACTCCTGCGTTTTGCCACCGGCGACGAGGCGATACGCGCCGAGATCTACGCCACCCACGGCGAGGCGCTCTATACCGATTTCGCCAAGCTCAAGCCGACCATCGAGGCATGGCTGAAAGGCGAGGACGAGAACGAAGAGGACGAGAACGAAGACAGCGGCGATGACAGCGAGACTCCCGCCGCGCGTAAGGCCGTGCCCGCCAAGCGCCGCAAGAAGCTGCTCGACGCATCGACGTGGCTGCGCGACAAGGCGCTGATGGTGGTGGCGCAACGGGTGCAAAAAGCTCTAGGTAGCGCCGTGTTCGATGACCACAATGAATTCCGTACCCGCTTCGATACTGCCCTGAAAGCTCAGGGTGACAAGCTCAGCGCACCCGAGAAGAAGGCCATCTACAAAGCTGTGAGCTGGCGTGACGAAACGGCCCCGCCAGTCATTGCCAAACGCAGCAAACTCAAGGCGAGCGACTTCTTTGAGCCCGGCTTCGATGGCGCGTACCTGGAGACAGTGGGCAAGGATCGGTTCATGGTCGAGTACGAACCCGACAGTGAGCTGCGCGATACCGAGCAGGTACCGCTGAAGGAGTCGGGTGGTATCGATGCGTTTTTCGAGCGGGAAGTGCTGCCGCATGTACCGGACGCCTGGATCGCTACCGACAAGACCCAGATCGGTTATGAGATATCGTTTGCCCGCTACTTCTACAAGCCCACACCACTGCGCACGCTGGCCGAAATCCGCGCCGACATCCTCGCTCTGGAGCAGCAAAGCGAGGGGTTGCTGCACAAGATAGTGGGGGTAGAAAAATAA